Proteins from one Nitrobacteraceae bacterium AZCC 2146 genomic window:
- a CDS encoding fructose-bisphosphate aldolase class II (product_source=KO:K01624; cath_funfam=3.20.20.70; cog=COG0191; ko=KO:K01624; pfam=PF01116; superfamily=51569; tigrfam=TIGR01521), with the protein MARITLRQLLDHAAEQGYGVPAFNVNNMEQGLAIMDAAAAVDAPVIIQASRGARSYANDIMLAKMIDALEEMYPQIPLCMHQDHGNEEATCATAIKHGFTSVMMDGSLKADAKTAADYQYNVDITRRVVDIAHWIGASVEGELGVLGSLEHGGGEQEDGHGVEGAVSHDQLLTDPDQAVDFVRATKVDALAIAMGTSHGAYKFSRKPDGDILAMNVVEEIHRRLPNIHLVMHGSSSVPQPLQDMFNEFGGEMPQTWGVPVDEIVRGIRHGVRKVNIDTDCRLAMTSAFRKVAASNKNEFDPRKFLKPAMDAMRDLCRERFEQFGTAGHASKIKVIPLSEMAKRYRSGALDPQIGMAAAAE; encoded by the coding sequence ATGGCACGCATCACGTTAAGGCAATTGCTGGATCACGCCGCCGAGCAGGGCTACGGCGTGCCGGCGTTCAACGTCAACAATATGGAGCAGGGGCTGGCGATCATGGATGCCGCGGCGGCGGTCGATGCGCCCGTCATCATCCAGGCGTCGCGCGGCGCGCGGTCATATGCCAACGACATCATGCTGGCGAAGATGATCGACGCGCTGGAGGAGATGTATCCGCAGATCCCGCTCTGCATGCATCAGGACCACGGCAATGAGGAAGCCACCTGTGCCACCGCGATCAAGCACGGCTTTACCTCGGTGATGATGGACGGCTCGCTGAAGGCCGACGCCAAGACGGCCGCCGATTATCAGTACAATGTCGACATCACCCGCCGCGTCGTCGATATCGCGCACTGGATCGGCGCCTCCGTCGAAGGCGAACTCGGTGTGCTCGGCTCGCTGGAGCACGGCGGCGGCGAGCAGGAGGATGGCCACGGCGTCGAAGGCGCCGTCAGCCACGACCAGTTGCTCACCGATCCGGATCAGGCTGTCGATTTCGTCCGCGCCACCAAGGTCGATGCGCTGGCGATCGCGATGGGCACCTCGCATGGCGCCTACAAATTCTCGCGCAAGCCGGATGGCGACATTCTCGCCATGAACGTGGTCGAGGAGATTCATCGCCGGTTGCCGAACATTCATCTGGTGATGCACGGCTCCTCTTCAGTACCGCAGCCGCTGCAGGACATGTTCAACGAATTCGGTGGCGAGATGCCGCAGACCTGGGGCGTACCGGTTGACGAGATCGTCCGCGGCATCCGGCATGGTGTCCGCAAAGTCAATATCGACACCGACTGTCGCCTCGCGATGACATCCGCGTTCCGCAAGGTGGCCGCATCGAACAAGAACGAGTTTGATCCGCGCAAATTCCTCAAGCCCGCGATGGATGCGATGCGCGATCTCTGTCGCGAGCGCTTCGAACAATTCGGCACCGCCGGCCACGCGTCGAAGATCAAGGTGATTCCGCTTTCGGAGATGGCGAAGCGCTATCGCTCGGGCGCGCTCGATCCGCAGATCGGCATGGCCGCTGCTGCGGAATAA
- a CDS encoding ribulose-bisphosphate carboxylase large chain (product_source=KO:K01601; cath_funfam=3.20.20.110,3.30.70.150; cog=COG1850; ko=KO:K01601; pfam=PF00016,PF02788; superfamily=51649,54966), translating to MNEHTSITVRGKDRYKSGVMEYKKMGYWEPDYVPKDTDIIALFRVTPQDGVDPIEASAAVAGESSTATWTVVWTDRLTAAEKYRAKCYRVDPVPNSPGQYFAYIAYDLDLFENGSIANLSASIIGNVFGFKPLKALRLEDMRLPVAYVKTFQGPATGIVVERERMDKFGRPLLGATVKPKLGLSGRNYGRVVYEALKGGLDFTKDDENINSQPFMHWRERFLYCMEAVNKAQAASGEIKGTYLNVTAGTMEDMYERAEFAKELGSVIIMIDLVIGYTAIQSMAKWARRNDMILHLHRAGHSTYTRQRSHGVSFRVIAKWMRLAGVDHIHAGTVVGKLEGDPATTKGYYDICREDHNPMKLEHGVFFEQDWASLNKLMPVASGGIHAGQMHQLLDHLGEDVILQFGGGTIGHPMGIQAGATANRVALEAMILARNEGRDYLHEGPEILAKAALTCTPLKSALEVWKNVTFNYESTDMPDYVPTPSVAM from the coding sequence ATGAACGAGCATACTTCGATCACGGTCCGCGGCAAGGATCGCTACAAGTCCGGTGTCATGGAATACAAGAAGATGGGCTACTGGGAGCCCGATTACGTGCCGAAGGACACCGACATCATCGCCCTGTTCCGGGTCACGCCGCAGGACGGCGTCGATCCGATCGAGGCGTCCGCGGCAGTGGCCGGTGAATCCTCGACGGCAACCTGGACGGTGGTGTGGACCGATCGGCTGACCGCGGCGGAAAAATACCGCGCCAAATGCTACCGCGTCGATCCCGTGCCGAATTCGCCCGGTCAGTATTTTGCTTATATCGCTTACGACCTCGATCTGTTCGAGAACGGCTCGATCGCCAACCTTTCGGCCTCGATCATCGGCAATGTGTTCGGCTTCAAGCCGCTCAAGGCATTGCGGCTCGAGGACATGCGGTTGCCGGTGGCCTATGTGAAGACGTTCCAGGGGCCAGCGACCGGTATCGTGGTGGAGCGCGAGCGGATGGACAAGTTCGGCCGCCCGCTGCTCGGCGCGACGGTGAAGCCGAAGCTCGGGCTGTCCGGCCGCAACTACGGCCGCGTCGTCTATGAGGCGTTGAAAGGCGGGCTCGATTTCACCAAGGACGACGAGAACATCAACTCGCAGCCCTTCATGCACTGGCGCGAGCGCTTCCTCTATTGCATGGAGGCCGTCAACAAGGCGCAGGCCGCATCCGGCGAGATCAAGGGGACGTACCTCAACGTCACCGCCGGTACCATGGAGGACATGTACGAGCGCGCCGAATTTGCCAAGGAACTCGGCTCCGTCATCATCATGATCGATCTGGTGATCGGCTACACCGCGATCCAGTCGATGGCGAAATGGGCGCGGCGCAACGACATGATCCTGCATCTGCACCGCGCCGGCCATTCCACCTATACGCGGCAGCGCAGCCACGGCGTCTCGTTCCGCGTGATCGCGAAATGGATGCGACTCGCCGGCGTCGACCACATCCATGCCGGCACCGTGGTCGGCAAGCTGGAAGGCGATCCCGCAACGACGAAAGGCTATTACGACATCTGCCGCGAGGATCACAATCCGATGAAGCTCGAACACGGCGTGTTCTTCGAGCAGGATTGGGCGAGCCTCAACAAGCTGATGCCGGTGGCGTCCGGCGGCATTCATGCCGGCCAGATGCATCAGCTGCTCGATCATCTCGGCGAAGACGTGATCCTGCAGTTCGGCGGCGGCACCATCGGCCATCCGATGGGCATTCAGGCCGGCGCCACGGCGAACCGCGTCGCGCTGGAGGCGATGATCCTCGCCCGCAACGAAGGCCGTGACTATCTGCACGAAGGCCCGGAGATTTTAGCGAAGGCAGCGCTGACCTGCACGCCGTTGAAATCCGCGCTGGAGGTCTGGAAGAACGTCACCTTCAACTACGAATCCACCGACATGCCGGATTATGTCCCCACCCCCAGCGTGGCCATGTAA
- a CDS encoding ribulose-bisphosphate carboxylase small chain (product_source=KO:K01602; cath_funfam=3.30.190.10; cog=COG4451; ko=KO:K01602; pfam=PF00101; smart=SM00961; superfamily=55239), with the protein MRVTQGCFSFLPDLTDEQITKQVQYCLEKGWAVNIEFTDDPHPRNNFWEMWGLPMFDLRDAAGVLMELNECRKVYGDRYIRLSAFDSSHGWESVRISFIVNRPKQEPGFRLERHEVNGRNIRYTTKSYAVDRPEGQRYGGS; encoded by the coding sequence ATGCGCGTGACCCAAGGTTGCTTTTCGTTCCTGCCCGATCTCACGGATGAGCAGATCACGAAACAAGTACAATACTGCCTGGAGAAGGGCTGGGCGGTGAATATCGAGTTCACCGATGATCCGCACCCCCGCAATAACTTCTGGGAGATGTGGGGCCTGCCGATGTTCGACCTGCGCGACGCCGCCGGTGTGCTCATGGAGCTCAACGAATGCCGCAAGGTCTATGGCGACCGCTATATCCGGCTCTCGGCGTTCGATTCCAGCCATGGCTGGGAGTCGGTGAGGATCTCCTTCATCGTCAACCGGCCGAAGCAGGAGCCCGGCTTCCGCCTCGAACGCCATGAGGTCAACGGCCGCAACATCCGCTATACCACCAAATCCTACGCCGTCGATCGTCCCGAGGGCCAGCGCTACGGTGGATCATGA
- a CDS encoding putative Rubsico expression protein CbbX (product_source=TIGR02880; cath_funfam=3.40.50.300; cog=COG0464; pfam=PF00004,PF17866; smart=SM00382; superfamily=52540; tigrfam=TIGR02880) produces MNALATADGGGAPVEQIDLRREFNEVGIGEVLDQLDRELIGLKPVKTRIREIASLLMIERIRKRMGLTSEVPTLHMSFTGNPGTGKTTVALRIASILHKLGFVRRGQVVSVTRDELVGQYIGHTAPKTKEILKKAMGGVLFIDEAYYLHRPDNERDYGQEAIEILLQVMESQREDLVVILAGYGDRMDKFFASNPGFRSRIAHHIDFPDYADEELFAIADLMLHEMNYKFTPESRDAFVRYIALRKTQPLFSNARSIRNALDRIRLRQANRLVADLDRVLTADDIMSIEPSDVLASRVFGAIQNP; encoded by the coding sequence ATGAATGCGCTGGCTACCGCCGATGGCGGCGGCGCGCCGGTCGAGCAGATCGATCTGCGCCGTGAGTTCAACGAGGTTGGCATCGGCGAAGTGCTGGATCAGCTCGATCGCGAATTGATCGGGCTGAAGCCGGTGAAGACGCGAATTCGCGAGATCGCGTCGCTGTTAATGATCGAGCGAATCCGCAAGCGCATGGGGCTGACCTCAGAAGTCCCGACGCTGCACATGTCCTTCACCGGCAATCCTGGCACCGGCAAGACCACGGTGGCGCTGCGGATCGCCAGCATCCTGCACAAGCTTGGCTTCGTCCGACGTGGCCAGGTGGTGTCCGTGACGCGTGACGAACTGGTGGGCCAGTACATCGGCCATACCGCGCCGAAGACCAAGGAGATCCTGAAGAAGGCGATGGGCGGCGTGCTGTTCATCGACGAGGCCTATTATCTGCACCGGCCCGATAACGAGCGCGACTACGGCCAGGAGGCGATCGAGATCCTGCTGCAGGTAATGGAATCGCAGCGCGAGGATCTCGTGGTGATCCTCGCCGGCTATGGCGACCGGATGGACAAGTTCTTCGCCAGCAATCCCGGCTTCCGCTCCCGTATCGCGCATCACATCGATTTTCCGGACTATGCCGATGAGGAACTGTTTGCCATTGCCGATCTGATGTTGCACGAGATGAACTACAAGTTCACGCCCGAATCCCGCGACGCCTTCGTGCGCTATATTGCCTTGCGCAAGACGCAACCGCTGTTCTCCAATGCACGTTCGATCCGCAATGCGCTCGATCGCATCCGGCTGCGCCAGGCCAACCGCCTGGTGGCGGATCTGGACCGCGTGCTGACCGCCGACGACATCATGTCGATCGAACCGTCGGATGTGCTGGCGAGCCGTGTGTTTGGAGCGATTCAAAATCCATGA
- a CDS encoding hypothetical protein (product_source=Hypo-rule applied) has translation MLVQQVKVSDITDENSAQTYLDQAIMTTFCRVLDTSRLSPAVVMRLLATALGATYREVAAAHQDGQCPCGWCPLPAIDIETLRSSLEDAAAPKRADDLHAMPVAGRA, from the coding sequence ATGCTCGTGCAACAGGTCAAGGTCTCGGATATCACCGACGAAAACTCGGCGCAGACCTATCTCGATCAGGCAATCATGACGACGTTCTGCCGCGTGCTCGACACATCCCGGCTGTCGCCCGCCGTGGTGATGCGGCTACTGGCGACCGCGCTCGGCGCCACCTACCGCGAAGTCGCCGCCGCGCATCAGGATGGGCAATGCCCCTGCGGCTGGTGCCCGTTGCCGGCGATCGATATCGAGACGCTGCGGTCCTCGCTGGAAGATGCAGCTGCGCCGAAGCGCGCCGACGATCTCCACGCCATGCCGGTGGCCGGCCGGGCGTAA
- a CDS encoding NitT/TauT family transport system substrate-binding protein (product_source=KO:K02051; cath_funfam=3.40.190.10; cleavage_site_network=SignalP-noTM; cog=COG0715; ko=KO:K02051; pfam=PF13379; superfamily=53850; transmembrane_helix_parts=Inside_1_4,TMhelix_5_27,Outside_28_333) has product MPKRIAVRILFSIVCAFASFGASAAEVAKVRIGLQYGLTYLPVVVAQSAGLFDKSAKAQGLPGLEVELNRFSGSTAMNEALLSNSIDFGTLGTAGALIAWDKTRGRQQIKSIGALTSITYALYTNRANIKSLADFTPNEKIAVPAFNSPQAILLRVAAAKAFGDAAKADALMISLPHPDATAALLSGQVIGGYFATPPFIQVLEKDKRVHEVLKSSSLTSGSNITGATLAGMQNFVDANPRVAQAMLTGLEDAAKLIRDDPKRAAEIYLASEKVQLGVEEVQRILSDGSMTFSASPEGIEAFAKFMLDQGMLTKLPGSWKDVFFPMIGDRKGS; this is encoded by the coding sequence ATGCCGAAGCGGATCGCTGTCCGGATTCTGTTCTCGATCGTTTGTGCCTTTGCTTCATTCGGCGCCTCAGCCGCCGAAGTCGCCAAAGTCCGCATCGGCCTGCAATACGGTCTCACTTATTTGCCTGTGGTGGTTGCGCAGAGCGCGGGGCTGTTCGACAAGAGCGCCAAAGCTCAGGGCCTGCCCGGGCTGGAGGTCGAACTCAACCGCTTCAGCGGCTCGACCGCCATGAACGAGGCTCTGCTGTCCAACAGCATCGATTTCGGAACGCTGGGCACCGCCGGCGCGCTGATTGCCTGGGACAAGACGCGCGGCCGGCAGCAGATCAAGAGCATCGGCGCGCTGACATCGATCACCTATGCGCTCTATACCAACCGCGCCAATATCAAGTCGCTGGCCGATTTCACGCCGAACGAAAAGATAGCGGTACCGGCCTTCAATTCGCCGCAAGCGATTCTGTTGCGCGTGGCCGCGGCGAAAGCGTTTGGCGATGCGGCGAAAGCCGATGCCTTGATGATCAGCCTGCCGCATCCCGATGCGACGGCAGCGCTGCTGAGCGGGCAGGTGATCGGCGGCTATTTCGCCACGCCGCCGTTCATCCAGGTTCTGGAAAAGGACAAGCGCGTGCACGAGGTGCTGAAATCCAGTTCGCTGACCAGCGGCAGCAACATCACCGGTGCAACACTGGCGGGGATGCAGAATTTTGTCGATGCCAATCCCAGGGTTGCGCAGGCGATGCTGACAGGATTGGAAGATGCCGCCAAACTCATTCGCGATGACCCCAAACGGGCGGCCGAAATCTATCTGGCCTCGGAAAAGGTTCAACTCGGCGTGGAAGAGGTCCAGCGCATCCTGTCCGATGGTTCCATGACCTTTTCGGCGTCGCCGGAAGGGATCGAGGCCTTCGCCAAATTCATGCTGGATCAGGGCATGCTGACCAAGCTGCCTGGCAGCTGGAAGGACGTGTTCTTCCCGATGATCGGCGACCGCAAGGGCAGCTAG